A single genomic interval of Mangifera indica cultivar Alphonso chromosome 5, CATAS_Mindica_2.1, whole genome shotgun sequence harbors:
- the LOC123217367 gene encoding putative clathrin assembly protein At2g01600, producing MGTLQTWRKAYGALKDSTKVGLAHVNSDYADMDVAIVKATNHVECPPKERHLRKILVATSAIRPRADVAYCIHALARRLAKTRNWTVALKTLIVVHRTLREGDPTFREELLNFQQRGRILQLSNFKDDSSPIAWDCSAWVRTYALFLEERLECFRVLKYDIEAERLPKPAQGEDKGYSRTRDLDSEALLEQLPALQQLLHRLVGCLPEGSALHNYVIQYALALVLKESFKIYCAINDGIINLVDKFFEMPRHEAIKALDIYKRAGQQAGSLSSFYEICRGLELARNFQFPILREPPQSFLTTMEEYIREAPRVVTVPSEPLLLTYRPDEGPSEDANIPSDEPVPQPVDEVAVSSMEVTPPTPSPPPPQNNNDSADLLGLSFAAPDASAIEDSNALALAIVPSELGASTPTFNSQSGQPKDFDPTGWELALVTTPSTDISAANDRKLAGGLDSLTLNSLYDEAAYRAQQPVYGAPAPNPFEVQDPFSMSHTIAPPPSVQMAAMSQPQTNPFGPYQPTFQPHLQPLPQMQPQQHMMMTPSNPFGDTSFGTLPMNPAAHPQTTNPFGTPGLL from the exons ATGGGAACGCTTCAAACTTGGCGAAAGGCCTATGGTGCTCTGAAAGACTCCACCAAAGTCGGTCTCGCTCATGTCAACAGCGACTATGCG GATATGGATGTGGCCATAGTCAAAGCTACCAACCACGTCGAGTGTCCACCCAAAGAGAGACACCTTAGGA AAATCTTGGTTGCCACGTCAGCAATTCGGCCTCGAGCAGATGTTGCTTATTGCATTCATGCGCTTGCTCGTCGATTGGCCAAGACGCGTAATTGGACG GTTGCATTAAAGACACTGATAGTCGTCCATAGAACTTTGAGGGAGGGTGATCCTACTTTCCGAGAAGAGCTGCTGAATTTCCAACAGAGAGGACGCATTCTCCAACTTTCTAATTTCAAAGATGATTCGAGTCCAATTG CCTGGGATTGCTCTGCATGGGTACGTACATATGCACTTTTTTTGGAGGAACGACTTGAATGTTTCAGGGTTCTAAAGTATGACATCGAAGCTGAACGTCTTCCAAAACCTGCCCAAGGGGAGGATAAG GGTTACAGCAGAACCAGAGACTTGGACAGTGAAGCACTGTTGGAACAGTTGCCTGCTTTGCAGCAATTGTTGCATCGTCTTGTTGGTTGCCTG CCAGAAGGTTCAGCACTTCATAATTATGTTATACAGTATGCTCTTGCTCTG GTATTGAAAGAGagctttaaaatttattgtgctATTAATGATGGAATCATCAATCTTGTTGATAAG TTTTTTGAGATGCCAAGACATGAAGCTATCAAAGCCCTTGATATCTACAAACGAGCTGGCCAGCAG GCTGGGAGTCTTTCTAGTTTCTACGAAATTTGCAGAGGATTGGAACTTGCTAGGAATTTCCAGTTTCCTATTCTGAGAGAG cCACCACAGTCTTTTCTCACAACAATGGAAGAGTATATAAGGGAGGCACCCCGGGTGGTTACTGTTCCTAGTGAGCCATTG CTACTAACATACAGACCTGATGAAGGTCCTTCAGAAGATGCAAATATTCCTAGTGATGAACCTGTGCCTCAACCTGTGGATGAAGTCGCTGTCTCTAGTATGGAGGTTACACCTCCTACTCcatctcctcctcctccacagAACAACAATGATTCTGCAGATCTGCTG GGATTGAGCTTTGCCGCACCTGACGCATCAGCAATTGAGGACAGTAATGCCTTGGCTCTGGCCATAGTGCCATCCGAACTTG GTGCTAGTACTCCAACGTTCAATTCACAGTCGGGTCAACCAAAAGATTTCGATCCTACTGGATGGGAGCTTGCCCTGGTCACCACACCAAGTACCGACATATCTGCAGCTAATGACAGAAAATTG GCTGGTGGACTGGACTCCCTGACGCTGAACAGTTTGTACGATGAAGCGGCATATAGAGCGCAACAGCCTGTTTATGGAGCGCCAGCTCCAAATCCATTTGAGGTGCAAGATCCATTTTCCATGTCGCACACAATTGCTCCCCCTCCTTCAGTTCAAATGGCAGCAATGTCTCAGCCACAGACCAATCCCTTCGGACCATATCAACCAACCTTCCAGCCTCATTTGCAGCCATTGCCGCAGATGCAGCCACAGCAACATATGATGATGACCCCATCAAACCCATTCGGTGACACCAGTTTTGGGACACTTCCTATGAATCCTGCAGCTCATCCGCAAACAACCAATCCTTTTGGCACACCAGGTCTTTTGTAA